The following are encoded together in the Wolbachia endosymbiont (group E) of Neria commutata genome:
- a CDS encoding ankyrin repeat domain-containing protein, translated as MLTQTELDEQLIWALSKDPWRIDEEEVEKSIKDGASANAVNPDGYTALYYPLSLGRSDTPTNCRRVMEILLNGGSDVNKVYHDGYTPLHDALQLGKSHPTGDWKEVTELLLSRGADLNIRVKHIYDHGSITLLHAAARADVNAERVTFLLDKGINANELDKKGRTPLHHAAQNGQVEVIKALLDRGATIDALDKDNSTPLHEAAEERRTGAVKLLLQKGAKPNIQDRYGKTPLYAAISSASGRFLKGHTEI; from the coding sequence ATGTTGACACAAACAGAACTTGATGAACAGCTTATCTGGGCTCTTAGTAAAGATCCTTGGAGAATAGATGAAGAAGAAGTAGAAAAATCAATAAAGGACGGAGCAAGTGCTAATGCAGTAAACCCTGATGGATATACTGCTCTTTATTATCCTTTGAGCTTGGGAAGATCTGACACTCCCACAAATTGTAGGAGGGTAATGGAGATACTTTTAAATGGAGGTTCAGACGTTAATAAAGTGTACCATGATGGATATACACCTCTTCATGACGCTTTGCAATTAGGAAAGTCTCATCCAACTGGAGATTGGAAGGAAGTAACGGAGCTACTTTTAAGTAGAGGGGCAGATCTCAACATTAGAGTAAAACACATCTATGACCACGGAAGTATAACTTTGTTACACGCTGCAGCTAGAGCAGATGTAAATGCTGAGAGAGTAACATTTTTATTGGATAAAGGTATAAATGCGAATGAGCTAGACAAGAAAGGTAGGACTCCTTTGCATCATGCTGCACAAAATGGACAGGTAGAGGTGATAAAAGCTCTTTTAGATAGAGGTGCAACAATTGATGCTCTCGATAAAGATAATAGTACTCCTTTGCATGAAGCCGCAGAAGAACGCAGAACAGGAGCAGTAAAGCTTCTACTCCAAAAAGGCGCAAAACCCAATATACAAGATCGCTATGGCAAGACACCGTTGTACGCAGCGATATCAAGCGCTAGTGGAAGGTTTCTTAAGGGTCACACCGAGATTTAA
- a CDS encoding oxidoreductase — protein sequence MKNIMLIGGGVGNAVLFSIGKACLENNSKVLYFAGYKKLNDAFKRTLIENASSVVVWACEEGLLETNRDQDKSFHGNIVGAIISYQKGELGVPTINLNAIDKIITIGSGRMMKAVNEARKSTLKPYLKPSHVAISSINSPMQCMMKEICAQCVQRHIDQKTGEECFVYSCSNQDQDMETVDFDFLNERLGQNSLQEKLTAKWIDHARRY from the coding sequence GTGAAGAATATAATGTTAATTGGTGGTGGAGTTGGAAATGCAGTACTGTTTTCGATAGGTAAGGCATGCCTTGAAAATAACAGTAAGGTTTTGTATTTTGCTGGCTATAAAAAATTAAATGATGCATTTAAACGAACACTGATAGAGAATGCATCAAGTGTGGTAGTTTGGGCATGTGAAGAAGGATTATTAGAAACAAACAGAGATCAAGATAAATCCTTTCACGGCAATATAGTGGGTGCAATAATCTCTTATCAAAAAGGAGAATTAGGTGTGCCCACAATTAATTTAAACGCTATAGATAAAATTATTACTATTGGTTCCGGCAGAATGATGAAAGCTGTAAATGAAGCGAGAAAATCAACCTTAAAACCATATCTAAAACCAAGCCACGTGGCAATATCATCAATTAATTCTCCGATGCAATGTATGATGAAAGAGATTTGTGCTCAGTGTGTGCAACGACATATAGATCAAAAAACAGGAGAAGAATGTTTTGTTTATAGCTGCAGCAATCAAGATCAGGATATGGAAACTGTTGATTTTGATTTTCTCAATGAGCGTTTAGGACAGAATAGCTTACAGGAAAAACTCACTGCAAAGTGGATAGATCATGCTCGAAGATATTAA
- a CDS encoding 5-formyltetrahydrofolate cyclo-ligase: MLEDIKQQKKEIREQYRAIRKNIDESYSNYAAKAITNLFHHNLNCVNGKTIAAYIPIDGEINVIPLMYSLLDLECKIAIPNKEKLLKFEEWNKAGGNIIPDIIITPIIAFDDHFNRLGFGGGWYDKTMKKLRPLGKIFIGIAYEKQYYKNLPTEVHDQKLDVMITETCVRYR; this comes from the coding sequence ATGCTCGAAGATATTAAACAACAAAAAAAGGAAATAAGAGAACAATACAGAGCTATAAGAAAAAACATTGATGAGAGTTATTCTAATTACGCAGCAAAAGCCATTACCAATCTCTTTCATCATAATTTAAATTGTGTTAATGGCAAAACAATAGCAGCTTACATCCCGATCGATGGAGAAATAAATGTTATACCTTTGATGTATAGCTTACTCGATTTAGAATGTAAAATAGCAATCCCAAATAAAGAGAAGCTACTAAAATTTGAGGAATGGAATAAAGCAGGTGGGAATATAATTCCTGACATAATTATTACTCCTATTATCGCTTTTGATGATCATTTTAATAGGCTAGGGTTTGGTGGTGGTTGGTATGATAAAACAATGAAAAAACTTAGACCTCTTGGAAAAATATTTATAGGTATTGCATATGAAAAGCAATATTATAAAAATTTACCTACAGAAGTACATGATCAAAAACTGGATGTGATGATTACTGAAACGTGTGTTAGATATAGATAA